A single region of the Gorilla gorilla gorilla isolate KB3781 chromosome 1, NHGRI_mGorGor1-v2.1_pri, whole genome shotgun sequence genome encodes:
- the TIE1 gene encoding tyrosine-protein kinase receptor Tie-1 isoform X1, giving the protein MVWRVPPFLLPILFLASHVGAAVDLTLLANLRLTDPQRFFLTCVSGEAGAGRGSDAWGPPLLLEKDDRIVRTPPGPPLRLARNGSHQVTLRGFSKPSDLVGVFSCMGGAGARRTRVIYVHNSPGAHLLPDKVTHTVNKGDTAVLSARVHKEKQTDVIWKSNGSYFYTLDWHEAQDGRFLLQLPNVQPPSSGIYSATYLEASPLGSAFFRLIVRGCGAGRWGPGCTKECPGCLHGGVCHDHDGECVCPPGFTGTRCEQACREGRFGQSCQEQCPGISGCRGLTFCLPDPYGCSCGSGWRGSQCQEACAPGHFGADCRLQCQCQNGGTCDRFSGCVCPSGWHGVHCEKSDRIPQILNMASELEFNLETMPRINCAAAGNPFPVRGSIELRKPDGTVLLSTKAIVEPEKTTAEFEVPRLVLADSGFWECRVSTSGGQDSRRFKVNVKVPPVPLAAPRLLTKQSRQLVVSPLVSFSGDGPISTVRLHYRPQDSTMDWSTIVVDPSENVTLMNLRPKTGYSVRVQLSRPGEGGEGAWGPPTLMTTDCPEPLLQPWLEGWHVEGPDRLRVSWSLPLVPGPLVGDGFLLRLWDGARGQERRENVSSPQARTALLTGLTPGTHYQLDVQLYHCTLLGPASPPAHVLLPPSGPPAPRHLHAQALSDSEIQLTWQHPEALPGPISKYIVEVQVAGGAGDPLWIDVDRPEETSTIIRGLNASTRYLFRVRASIQGLGDWSNTVEESTLGNGLQAEGPVQESRAAEEGLDQQLILAVVGSVSATCLTILAALLTLVCIRRSCLHRRRTFTYQSGSGEETILQFSSGTLTLTRRPKLQPEPLSYPVLEWEDITFEDLIGEGNFGQVIRAMIKKDGLKMNAAIKMLKEYASENDHRDFAGELEVLCKLGHHPNIINLLGACKNRGYLYIAIEYAPYGNLLDFLRKSRVLETDPAFAREHGTASTLSSRQLLRFASDAANGMQYLSEKQFIHRDLAARNVLVGENLASKIADFGLSRGEEVYVKKTMGRLPVRWMAIESLNYSVYTTKSDVWSFGVLLWEIVSLGGTPYCGMTCAELYEKLPQGYRMEQPRNCDDEVYELMRQCWRDRPYERPPFAQIALQLGRMLEARKAYVNMSLFENFTYAGIDATAEEA; this is encoded by the exons ATGGTCTGGCGGGTGCCCCCTTTCTTGCTCCCCATCCTCTTCTTGGCTTCTCATGTGG GCGCGGCGGTGGACCTGACGCTGCTGGCCAACCTGCGGCTCACGGACCCCCAGCGCTTCTTCCTGACTTGCGTGTCtggggaggccggggcggggaggggcTCGGACGCCTGGGGCCCGCCCCTGCTGCTGGAGAAGGACGACCGTATCGTGCGCACCCCGCCCGGGCCACCCCTGCGCCTGGCGCGCAACGGTTCGCACCAGGTCACGCTTCGCGGCTTCTCCAAGCCCTCGGACCTCGTGGGCGTCTTCTCCTGCATGGGCGGTGCTGGGGCGCGGCGCACGCGCGTCATCTACGTGCACAACAGCCCTGGAG CCCACCTACTTCCAGACAAGGTCACACACACTGTGAACAAAGGTGACACCGCTGTACTTTCTGCACGTGTGCACAAGGAGAAGCAGACAGACGTGATCTGGAAGAGCAACG GATCCTACTTCTACACCCTGGACTGGCATGAAGCCCAGGATGGGCGGTTCCTGCTGCAGCTCCCAAATGTGCAGCCACCATCGAGCGGCATCTACAGTGCCACTTACCTGGAAGCCAGCCCCCTGGGCAGCGCCTTCTTTCGGCTCATCGTGCGGG GTTGTGGGGCTGGGCGCTGGGGGCCAGGCTGTACCAAGGAGTGCCCAGGTTGCCTACATGGAGGTGTCTGCCACGACCATGACGGTGAATGTGTATGCCCCCCTGGCTTCACTGGCACCCGCTGTGAACAGG CCTGCAGAGAGGGCCGTTTTGGGCAGAGCTGCCAGGAGCAGTGCCCAGGCATATCAGGCTGCCGGGGCCTCACCTTCTGCCTCCCAGACCCCTATGGCTGCTCTTGTGGATCTGGCTGGAGAGGAAGCCAGTGCCAAGAAG CTTGTGCCCCTGGTCATTTTGGGGCTGATTGCCGACTCCAGTGCCAGTGTCAGAATGGTGGCACTTGTGACCGGTTCAGTGGTTGTGTCTGCCCCTCTGGGTGGCATGGAGTGCACTGTGAGAAGTCAG ACCGGATCCCCCAGATCCTCAACATGGCCTCAGAACTGGAGTTCAACTTAGAGACGATGCCCCGGATCAACTGTGCAGCTGCAGGGAACCCCTTCCCAGTGCGGGGCAGCATAGAGCTACGCAAGCCAGACGGCACTGTGCTCCTG TCCACCAAGGCCATTGTGGAGCCAGAGAAGACCACAGCTGAGTTCGAGGTGCCCCGCTTGGTTCTTGCGGACAGTGGGTTCTGGGAGTGCCGTGTGTCCACATCTGGCGGCCAAGACAGCCGGCGCTTCAAGGTCAATGTGAAAG TGCCCCCCGTGCCCCTGGCTGCACCTCGGCTCCTGACCAAGCAGAGCCGCCAGCTTGTGGTCTCCCCTCTGGTCTCGTTCTCTGGGGATGGACCCATCTCCACTGTCCGCCTGCACTACCGGCCCCAGGACAGTACCATGGACTGGTCGACCATTGTGG TGGACCCCAGTGAGAACGTGACGTTAATGAACCTGAGGCCAAAGACAGGATACAGTGTTCGTGTGCAGCTGAGCCggccaggggaaggaggagagggggcCTGGGGGCCTCCCACCCTCATGACCACAGACTGTCCTG AGCCTTTGTTGCAGCCGTGGTTGGAGGGCTGGCATGTGGAAGGCCCTGACCGGCTGCGAGTGAGCTGGTCCTTGCCCTTGGTGCCCGGGCCACTGGTGGGCGACGGTTTCCTGCTGCGCCTGTGGGACGGGGCACGGGGGCAGGAGCGGCGGGAGAATGTCTCATCCCCCCAGGCCCGCACCGCCCTCCTGACGGGACTCACGCCTGGCACCCACTACCAGCTGGATGTGCAGCTCTACCACTGCACCCTCCTGGGCCCGGCCTCGCCCCCTGCACATGTGCTTCTGCCCCCCAGTG GGCCTCCAGCCCCCCGACACCTCCACGCCCAGGCCCTCTCAGACTCCGAGATCCAGCTGACATGGCAGCACCCGGAGGCTCTGCCTGGGCCGATATCCAAGTACATTGTGGAGGTGCAGGTGGCTGGGGGTGCAGGAGACCCACTGTGGATAGACGTGGACAGGCCTGAGGAGACAAGCACCATCATCCGTGGCCTCAACGCCAGCACGCGCTACCTCTTCCGCGTGCGGGCCAGCATTCAGGGGCTCGGGGACTGGAGCAACACAGTAGAAGAGTCCACCCTGGGTAACG GGCTGCAGGCTGAGGGCCCAGTCCAAGAGAGCCGGGCAGCTGAAGAGGGCCTGGATCAGCAGCTGATCCTGGCGGTGGTGGGCTCCGTGTCTGCCACCTGCCTCACCATCCTGGCCGCCCTTTTAACCCTGGTGTGCATCCGCAGAAGCTGCCTGCATCGGAGACGCACCTTCACCTACCAGTCAGGCTCG GGCGAGGAGACCATCCTGCAGTTCAGCTCAGGGACCTTGACACTTACCCGGCGGCCAAAACTGCAGCCCGAGCCCCTGAGCTACCCAGTGCTGGAGTGGGAGGACATCACCTTTGAGGACCTCATCGGGGAGGGGAACTTCGGCCAGGTCATCCGGGCCATGATCAAGAAGGACGGGCTGAAGATGAACGCAGCCATCAAAATGCTGAAAG AGTATGCCTCTGAAAATGACCATCGTGACTTTGCGGGAGAACTGGAAGTTCTGTGCAAATTGGGGCATCACCCCAACATCATCAACCTCCTGGGGGCCTGTAAGAACCGAG GTTACTTGTATATCGCTATTGAATATGCCCCCTACGGGAACCTGCTAGATTTTCTGCGGAAAAGCCGGGTCCTAGAGACTGACCCAGCTTTTGCTCGAGAGCATGGGACAGCCTCTACCCTCAGCTCCCGGCAGCTGCTGCGTTTCGCCAGTGATGCGGCCAATGGCATGCAGTACCTGAGTGAGAAGCAG TTCATCCACAGGGACCTGGCTGCCCGGAATGTGCTGGTCGGAGAGAACCTGGCCTCCAAGATTGCAGACTTCGGCCTTTCTCGGGGAGAGGAGGTTTATGTGAAGAAGACGATG GGGCGTCTCCCTGTGCGCTGGATGGCCATTGAGTCCCTGAACTACAGTGTCTATACCACCAAGAGTGATGT CTGGTCCTTTGGAGTCCTTCTCTGGGAGATAGTGAGCCTTG GAGGTACACCCTACTGTGGCATGACCTGTGCCGAGCTCTATGAAAAGCTGCCCCAGGGCTACCGCATGGAGCAGCCTCGAAACTGTGACGATGAAGT GTACGAGCTGATGCGTCAGTGCTGGCGGGACCGTCCCTATGAGCGACCCCCCTTTGCCCAGATTGCGCTACAGCTAGGCCGCATGCTGGAAGCCAGGAAG GCCTATGTGAACATGTCGCTGTTTGAGAACTTCACTTACGCGGGCATTGATGCCACAGCTGAGGAGGCCTGA
- the TIE1 gene encoding tyrosine-protein kinase receptor Tie-1 isoform X2, whose translation MVWRVPPFLLPILFLASHVGAAVDLTLLANLRLTDPQRFFLTCVSGEAGAGRGSDAWGPPLLLEKDDRIVRTPPGPPLRLARNGSHQVTLRGFSKPSDLVGVFSCMGGAGARRTRVIYVHNSPGAHLLPDKVTHTVNKGDTAVLSARVHKEKQTDVIWKSNGSYFYTLDWHEAQDGRFLLQLPNVQPPSSGIYSATYLEASPLGSAFFRLIVRGCGAGRWGPGCTKECPGCLHGGVCHDHDGECVCPPGFTGTRCEQACREGRFGQSCQEQCPGISGCRGLTFCLPDPYGCSCGSGWRGSQCQEDRIPQILNMASELEFNLETMPRINCAAAGNPFPVRGSIELRKPDGTVLLSTKAIVEPEKTTAEFEVPRLVLADSGFWECRVSTSGGQDSRRFKVNVKVPPVPLAAPRLLTKQSRQLVVSPLVSFSGDGPISTVRLHYRPQDSTMDWSTIVVDPSENVTLMNLRPKTGYSVRVQLSRPGEGGEGAWGPPTLMTTDCPEPLLQPWLEGWHVEGPDRLRVSWSLPLVPGPLVGDGFLLRLWDGARGQERRENVSSPQARTALLTGLTPGTHYQLDVQLYHCTLLGPASPPAHVLLPPSGPPAPRHLHAQALSDSEIQLTWQHPEALPGPISKYIVEVQVAGGAGDPLWIDVDRPEETSTIIRGLNASTRYLFRVRASIQGLGDWSNTVEESTLGNGLQAEGPVQESRAAEEGLDQQLILAVVGSVSATCLTILAALLTLVCIRRSCLHRRRTFTYQSGSGEETILQFSSGTLTLTRRPKLQPEPLSYPVLEWEDITFEDLIGEGNFGQVIRAMIKKDGLKMNAAIKMLKEYASENDHRDFAGELEVLCKLGHHPNIINLLGACKNRGYLYIAIEYAPYGNLLDFLRKSRVLETDPAFAREHGTASTLSSRQLLRFASDAANGMQYLSEKQFIHRDLAARNVLVGENLASKIADFGLSRGEEVYVKKTMGRLPVRWMAIESLNYSVYTTKSDVWSFGVLLWEIVSLGGTPYCGMTCAELYEKLPQGYRMEQPRNCDDEVYELMRQCWRDRPYERPPFAQIALQLGRMLEARKAYVNMSLFENFTYAGIDATAEEA comes from the exons ATGGTCTGGCGGGTGCCCCCTTTCTTGCTCCCCATCCTCTTCTTGGCTTCTCATGTGG GCGCGGCGGTGGACCTGACGCTGCTGGCCAACCTGCGGCTCACGGACCCCCAGCGCTTCTTCCTGACTTGCGTGTCtggggaggccggggcggggaggggcTCGGACGCCTGGGGCCCGCCCCTGCTGCTGGAGAAGGACGACCGTATCGTGCGCACCCCGCCCGGGCCACCCCTGCGCCTGGCGCGCAACGGTTCGCACCAGGTCACGCTTCGCGGCTTCTCCAAGCCCTCGGACCTCGTGGGCGTCTTCTCCTGCATGGGCGGTGCTGGGGCGCGGCGCACGCGCGTCATCTACGTGCACAACAGCCCTGGAG CCCACCTACTTCCAGACAAGGTCACACACACTGTGAACAAAGGTGACACCGCTGTACTTTCTGCACGTGTGCACAAGGAGAAGCAGACAGACGTGATCTGGAAGAGCAACG GATCCTACTTCTACACCCTGGACTGGCATGAAGCCCAGGATGGGCGGTTCCTGCTGCAGCTCCCAAATGTGCAGCCACCATCGAGCGGCATCTACAGTGCCACTTACCTGGAAGCCAGCCCCCTGGGCAGCGCCTTCTTTCGGCTCATCGTGCGGG GTTGTGGGGCTGGGCGCTGGGGGCCAGGCTGTACCAAGGAGTGCCCAGGTTGCCTACATGGAGGTGTCTGCCACGACCATGACGGTGAATGTGTATGCCCCCCTGGCTTCACTGGCACCCGCTGTGAACAGG CCTGCAGAGAGGGCCGTTTTGGGCAGAGCTGCCAGGAGCAGTGCCCAGGCATATCAGGCTGCCGGGGCCTCACCTTCTGCCTCCCAGACCCCTATGGCTGCTCTTGTGGATCTGGCTGGAGAGGAAGCCAGTGCCAAGAAG ACCGGATCCCCCAGATCCTCAACATGGCCTCAGAACTGGAGTTCAACTTAGAGACGATGCCCCGGATCAACTGTGCAGCTGCAGGGAACCCCTTCCCAGTGCGGGGCAGCATAGAGCTACGCAAGCCAGACGGCACTGTGCTCCTG TCCACCAAGGCCATTGTGGAGCCAGAGAAGACCACAGCTGAGTTCGAGGTGCCCCGCTTGGTTCTTGCGGACAGTGGGTTCTGGGAGTGCCGTGTGTCCACATCTGGCGGCCAAGACAGCCGGCGCTTCAAGGTCAATGTGAAAG TGCCCCCCGTGCCCCTGGCTGCACCTCGGCTCCTGACCAAGCAGAGCCGCCAGCTTGTGGTCTCCCCTCTGGTCTCGTTCTCTGGGGATGGACCCATCTCCACTGTCCGCCTGCACTACCGGCCCCAGGACAGTACCATGGACTGGTCGACCATTGTGG TGGACCCCAGTGAGAACGTGACGTTAATGAACCTGAGGCCAAAGACAGGATACAGTGTTCGTGTGCAGCTGAGCCggccaggggaaggaggagagggggcCTGGGGGCCTCCCACCCTCATGACCACAGACTGTCCTG AGCCTTTGTTGCAGCCGTGGTTGGAGGGCTGGCATGTGGAAGGCCCTGACCGGCTGCGAGTGAGCTGGTCCTTGCCCTTGGTGCCCGGGCCACTGGTGGGCGACGGTTTCCTGCTGCGCCTGTGGGACGGGGCACGGGGGCAGGAGCGGCGGGAGAATGTCTCATCCCCCCAGGCCCGCACCGCCCTCCTGACGGGACTCACGCCTGGCACCCACTACCAGCTGGATGTGCAGCTCTACCACTGCACCCTCCTGGGCCCGGCCTCGCCCCCTGCACATGTGCTTCTGCCCCCCAGTG GGCCTCCAGCCCCCCGACACCTCCACGCCCAGGCCCTCTCAGACTCCGAGATCCAGCTGACATGGCAGCACCCGGAGGCTCTGCCTGGGCCGATATCCAAGTACATTGTGGAGGTGCAGGTGGCTGGGGGTGCAGGAGACCCACTGTGGATAGACGTGGACAGGCCTGAGGAGACAAGCACCATCATCCGTGGCCTCAACGCCAGCACGCGCTACCTCTTCCGCGTGCGGGCCAGCATTCAGGGGCTCGGGGACTGGAGCAACACAGTAGAAGAGTCCACCCTGGGTAACG GGCTGCAGGCTGAGGGCCCAGTCCAAGAGAGCCGGGCAGCTGAAGAGGGCCTGGATCAGCAGCTGATCCTGGCGGTGGTGGGCTCCGTGTCTGCCACCTGCCTCACCATCCTGGCCGCCCTTTTAACCCTGGTGTGCATCCGCAGAAGCTGCCTGCATCGGAGACGCACCTTCACCTACCAGTCAGGCTCG GGCGAGGAGACCATCCTGCAGTTCAGCTCAGGGACCTTGACACTTACCCGGCGGCCAAAACTGCAGCCCGAGCCCCTGAGCTACCCAGTGCTGGAGTGGGAGGACATCACCTTTGAGGACCTCATCGGGGAGGGGAACTTCGGCCAGGTCATCCGGGCCATGATCAAGAAGGACGGGCTGAAGATGAACGCAGCCATCAAAATGCTGAAAG AGTATGCCTCTGAAAATGACCATCGTGACTTTGCGGGAGAACTGGAAGTTCTGTGCAAATTGGGGCATCACCCCAACATCATCAACCTCCTGGGGGCCTGTAAGAACCGAG GTTACTTGTATATCGCTATTGAATATGCCCCCTACGGGAACCTGCTAGATTTTCTGCGGAAAAGCCGGGTCCTAGAGACTGACCCAGCTTTTGCTCGAGAGCATGGGACAGCCTCTACCCTCAGCTCCCGGCAGCTGCTGCGTTTCGCCAGTGATGCGGCCAATGGCATGCAGTACCTGAGTGAGAAGCAG TTCATCCACAGGGACCTGGCTGCCCGGAATGTGCTGGTCGGAGAGAACCTGGCCTCCAAGATTGCAGACTTCGGCCTTTCTCGGGGAGAGGAGGTTTATGTGAAGAAGACGATG GGGCGTCTCCCTGTGCGCTGGATGGCCATTGAGTCCCTGAACTACAGTGTCTATACCACCAAGAGTGATGT CTGGTCCTTTGGAGTCCTTCTCTGGGAGATAGTGAGCCTTG GAGGTACACCCTACTGTGGCATGACCTGTGCCGAGCTCTATGAAAAGCTGCCCCAGGGCTACCGCATGGAGCAGCCTCGAAACTGTGACGATGAAGT GTACGAGCTGATGCGTCAGTGCTGGCGGGACCGTCCCTATGAGCGACCCCCCTTTGCCCAGATTGCGCTACAGCTAGGCCGCATGCTGGAAGCCAGGAAG GCCTATGTGAACATGTCGCTGTTTGAGAACTTCACTTACGCGGGCATTGATGCCACAGCTGAGGAGGCCTGA